In a genomic window of Roseiflexus castenholzii DSM 13941:
- a CDS encoding VWA domain-containing protein → MRHARRSCTPFVLLLIIGLIASACGDLNVGDGAPANAITITIAYSPEKEEWLKDRIAAFNRSRVQVDGRPVVVEGINKSSGAARTEIRNGQLTTTIWSPSASTWLEVLKYEGGNPNVAVSNQPLVLTPVVISMWRPMAEAMGWPDKPIGWSDMLALIEDPQGWGAYGHPEWGRFSWGHTDPEISTTALSTLLAEFYAATGKQRDLTVADIQKPESQEFIRKLGQGIKHYGYNTLVFSENMRKFGMGYISAFPMEEITLIDFNKNKNPPTPLVAIYPREGTFWHDNPFILMTSASDQERRAAEQFYDFLLSDESQRLAMSYGFRPANVNVPLSDPISLAYGVQPQGVQSVLPVPPAEVIVAAKNAWSLNRKRADILLVVDVSGSMEGDKLEAAKAGLGTFLSRILPEDRVGLVTFSTESRLVVPPAPLSDTRIRLDDAIAVMRAQGRTALYDALIDGKEALDSLPSTGDDRIRAIVLLSDGLDNSSRATLEQVRLAFEESGISIFPVAYGADADTDALQQIATFSRTILVQGDAGDIGQIFENLSRYF, encoded by the coding sequence ATGCGACACGCCAGGCGATCCTGCACACCGTTCGTCCTCCTGCTCATCATCGGATTAATCGCCTCAGCGTGCGGCGACCTGAACGTCGGAGACGGAGCGCCCGCTAATGCCATCACGATCACCATCGCCTACAGCCCCGAAAAAGAGGAATGGCTGAAGGATCGCATTGCTGCCTTCAACCGTTCGCGCGTACAGGTCGATGGACGCCCGGTTGTCGTTGAGGGGATCAACAAGTCGAGCGGCGCCGCGCGCACCGAGATAAGAAATGGACAACTGACGACAACGATCTGGTCTCCTTCGGCATCGACCTGGCTGGAAGTATTGAAGTATGAGGGTGGCAATCCCAATGTGGCAGTCTCGAACCAACCACTGGTTCTGACGCCGGTGGTTATTTCGATGTGGCGACCCATGGCTGAGGCGATGGGGTGGCCCGACAAACCGATTGGCTGGTCGGATATGCTGGCGCTGATCGAGGATCCGCAGGGATGGGGCGCTTATGGACATCCTGAATGGGGACGTTTCAGTTGGGGGCATACCGACCCGGAGATCAGCACAACGGCGCTTTCGACATTACTGGCGGAGTTCTACGCCGCCACCGGCAAACAGCGCGACCTGACCGTCGCCGATATTCAGAAGCCGGAGAGTCAGGAGTTTATCCGCAAACTGGGGCAGGGAATCAAGCACTACGGCTACAACACCCTTGTCTTCAGCGAGAATATGCGGAAATTCGGGATGGGCTACATCTCGGCATTTCCGATGGAAGAGATCACACTCATCGACTTCAACAAGAACAAAAATCCGCCAACGCCGCTGGTGGCGATTTACCCGCGTGAGGGAACCTTCTGGCACGACAATCCGTTCATCCTTATGACGAGCGCCTCGGACCAGGAGCGGCGCGCTGCGGAGCAGTTCTACGATTTCCTACTGAGCGACGAGAGCCAGCGGCTGGCGATGAGTTACGGCTTTCGCCCGGCAAACGTGAATGTGCCCCTGTCCGACCCAATCAGCCTGGCATATGGCGTGCAGCCGCAGGGTGTGCAGAGTGTTCTGCCTGTGCCGCCAGCCGAGGTGATCGTCGCTGCCAAGAATGCCTGGTCGCTCAACCGCAAACGCGCCGATATTTTGCTCGTTGTCGATGTCTCCGGCTCGATGGAAGGCGACAAACTGGAGGCGGCGAAAGCCGGACTTGGAACTTTCTTGAGCCGTATTCTGCCAGAGGATCGCGTCGGTCTTGTGACCTTTTCGACCGAATCGCGCCTGGTTGTGCCGCCAGCGCCACTGTCGGACACGCGTATCAGGCTCGATGATGCCATTGCCGTCATGCGCGCCCAGGGTAGAACGGCGCTGTACGACGCGCTGATCGATGGGAAAGAGGCGCTCGACAGCCTCCCCTCAACCGGCGATGATCGCATTCGTGCAATTGTCCTGCTCTCGGATGGCCTGGACAACTCCAGTCGGGCAACGCTCGAACAGGTGCGCCTGGCATTCGAGGAGTCAGGTATCAGCATCTTTCCCGTCGCTTACGGCGCCGATGCGGATACTGACGCCTTGCAACAGATCGCCACATTTTCACGCACCATCCTGGTGCAGGGCGACGCCGGTGACATCGGTCAGATTTTCGAGAATCTGAGCAGGTATTTCTAG
- a CDS encoding substrate-binding and vWA domain-containing protein, protein MRHPFRWLLILVLLTPLLAACGAGGGDGGFLGGNTVEVSIAYGSEKRAWLEEAVRQFNAAGRKTASGASIQVVATPMGSTDSMNQILSGAIQPTVWSPASRILLPVANDEWGKRNNGATLVDENAPLLVLSPVVIAMWKPMAEALGWPNKPLGWSDIAELSASGKTWADFGRPEWGPLQFGHTHPDYSNSGVATIIAISYAAAEKTRGLTVADVQNPKTAEFMRNIESGVIHYGESTGFFADQMFNRGPGYLSAAVLYENLVIEAYNRDRYPSVSLPVVAIYPKEGTFWTDHPYAILNAPWVTDEQREAANIFLRYLLDRPQQELALRYGYRPSNTDVAVGAPITPENGVDPQQPQTLLEVPRPDVLSAIRSIWEQNKKRVDVMAVLDVSGSMEDEGRLEQAKAALRIFVEQLQDDDGFGLTIFSDQATVLTPISPIGSRRTEVLNRIAGLTPRGGTRLLDTVVEAYQELTATPPGQRIRAVVVLTDGLDNRSQRSAEDVLDLLRQDREGYSIKVFTIAFGGDADVHLLKEIASATGAKSYVGKPGERGAIERIYQDITTFF, encoded by the coding sequence ATGCGACATCCTTTCCGATGGCTTCTGATCCTGGTTCTGTTGACGCCGCTGCTAGCAGCGTGCGGCGCCGGCGGTGGCGACGGAGGGTTCCTGGGAGGCAATACCGTCGAAGTCAGCATTGCCTACGGCAGCGAAAAGCGTGCATGGCTCGAAGAGGCGGTTCGACAATTCAACGCTGCCGGGCGGAAAACGGCGAGCGGAGCATCCATTCAAGTGGTGGCGACGCCAATGGGTTCAACCGACTCGATGAACCAGATTCTGAGCGGCGCCATTCAGCCGACCGTCTGGAGTCCGGCGAGCAGGATTCTGCTGCCGGTCGCCAACGATGAATGGGGCAAACGCAACAATGGCGCAACGCTCGTCGATGAAAATGCGCCGCTCCTGGTGCTCAGCCCGGTTGTCATTGCCATGTGGAAGCCGATGGCGGAAGCGCTCGGCTGGCCCAACAAACCGCTCGGCTGGTCCGACATCGCCGAACTGTCGGCAAGCGGCAAAACCTGGGCGGACTTCGGCAGACCGGAGTGGGGTCCGTTGCAGTTCGGTCACACCCATCCTGATTATTCGAACAGCGGGGTAGCGACGATTATTGCGATCAGTTATGCCGCCGCCGAAAAAACCCGTGGCTTGACCGTCGCCGATGTGCAGAATCCAAAAACGGCGGAGTTCATGCGGAATATCGAGAGCGGCGTCATTCACTACGGCGAAAGCACCGGCTTTTTCGCCGACCAGATGTTCAACCGGGGACCGGGATACCTCTCGGCGGCGGTGCTGTACGAAAATCTGGTGATCGAAGCCTACAATCGTGATCGCTATCCCTCCGTCTCTCTCCCGGTCGTTGCCATTTATCCGAAGGAAGGCACGTTCTGGACTGACCATCCCTACGCGATCCTGAACGCGCCGTGGGTGACTGATGAGCAACGCGAGGCGGCGAATATCTTTCTCCGCTATCTGCTCGACCGTCCGCAGCAGGAATTGGCGTTGCGCTACGGCTACCGGCCCAGCAACACCGATGTAGCAGTCGGCGCGCCGATTACGCCGGAGAACGGCGTCGATCCACAGCAACCACAGACGCTTCTCGAAGTGCCGCGCCCGGATGTATTGAGCGCTATTCGTAGCATCTGGGAGCAGAACAAAAAGCGGGTCGACGTGATGGCAGTGCTCGATGTTTCTGGCAGTATGGAGGACGAAGGGCGTTTGGAGCAGGCAAAAGCGGCGCTGCGCATCTTCGTCGAGCAGTTGCAGGACGATGATGGTTTCGGGTTGACGATCTTCAGCGACCAGGCGACTGTGCTGACGCCGATCTCGCCCATCGGTTCCAGGCGCACCGAGGTTCTCAACCGCATCGCCGGGTTGACGCCGCGTGGCGGGACGCGCCTGCTCGATACGGTGGTTGAGGCGTATCAGGAATTGACCGCAACACCGCCCGGTCAGCGCATTCGCGCGGTTGTGGTGCTGACCGACGGGCTGGACAATAGAAGCCAGCGTTCAGCGGAAGACGTGCTCGATCTGCTCAGGCAGGATAGAGAAGGGTACAGCATCAAAGTGTTCACCATTGCGTTCGGTGGTGATGCTGATGTACACTTGCTGAAGGAGATTGCCAGTGCTACCGGGGCGAAGAGTTACGTTGGCAAACCTGGCGAGCGTGGCGCAATTGAGCGTATCTATCAGGATATTACGACATTCTTTTGA
- a CDS encoding substrate-binding domain-containing protein — MMQPITRAIGFGYLLICLLALIASAFVGPVGYAPFPIPLGPAQEPVVVTIWYGTEKKLWLEDAAQRFAATNPRVGNRPIRIVLRGIGSRELSLRAARQEFGGDGQPTVISPASSIWVEVAKADWAALNPGSRPFVIDRPDQAAPLALTPLVAVAWKERADVLWPAGPVNFWQNLHDALSNEEGWVGVAKANGFAPGSPEYEKARSWGFVKFGHTSPLTSNSGAQALVLMAYGYHSKSKGLMNADILDPGFQQWMREIEMAVLEFGDSTGTFMTSMVQFGPSKYDIVLVYENLALENVEAAQRRWGDIRIYYPPVTMFSDHPYAILNTPWVTPEQQRAAEQFRDFLLSQPIQEIAFQQYGFRPANPEVPVLTNDASNPFNKYRAYGAQVDTPPLVETPSGDVVTTLLDLWRRQINR, encoded by the coding sequence ATGATGCAACCGATCACACGCGCCATTGGTTTTGGGTATCTGCTGATCTGTCTGCTGGCGTTGATCGCCTCTGCGTTTGTGGGTCCCGTTGGGTATGCGCCTTTTCCAATCCCCCTCGGTCCGGCGCAGGAGCCGGTGGTCGTCACCATCTGGTACGGCACCGAAAAGAAACTCTGGCTCGAAGACGCCGCACAACGATTTGCCGCAACCAACCCGCGCGTCGGCAACCGCCCGATCCGGATCGTCCTGCGCGGCATTGGTTCCCGTGAACTTTCGTTGCGCGCCGCGCGCCAGGAGTTCGGCGGCGATGGACAGCCAACCGTCATCAGTCCGGCGAGTTCCATATGGGTTGAAGTCGCCAAAGCCGACTGGGCAGCGCTCAATCCCGGCAGCCGACCGTTTGTCATTGATCGCCCCGATCAGGCGGCGCCGCTGGCGTTGACACCTTTGGTTGCTGTGGCATGGAAAGAGCGCGCCGACGTGCTCTGGCCCGCCGGTCCCGTCAATTTCTGGCAAAATCTCCACGACGCGCTGTCGAACGAGGAAGGATGGGTTGGCGTCGCCAAAGCGAACGGCTTCGCTCCCGGATCGCCGGAGTATGAGAAAGCCAGGAGCTGGGGGTTTGTGAAATTCGGGCATACCTCGCCGCTCACCTCAAACAGCGGTGCGCAGGCGTTGGTCCTGATGGCGTATGGTTACCACAGCAAGAGCAAAGGATTGATGAACGCCGACATCCTTGATCCCGGCTTCCAGCAATGGATGCGCGAGATCGAGATGGCGGTGCTCGAATTTGGCGACAGCACCGGCACCTTCATGACCAGCATGGTGCAGTTTGGTCCCAGCAAATACGACATCGTGCTCGTCTACGAGAACCTGGCGCTGGAGAACGTCGAAGCGGCGCAGCGGCGCTGGGGCGACATCCGCATTTACTATCCGCCGGTCACGATGTTCAGCGACCATCCCTATGCCATTCTGAACACCCCCTGGGTGACGCCGGAACAGCAGCGGGCGGCGGAACAGTTCCGCGATTTTCTGCTGTCGCAACCAATCCAGGAGATTGCATTCCAGCAGTATGGATTCCGTCCGGCAAATCCAGAGGTTCCGGTGCTGACGAACGATGCATCCAATCCGTTCAACAAATACCGTGCCTATGGCGCGCAGGTTGATACACCGCCGCTGGTTGAAACGCCATCGGGCGATGTCGTCACGACACTGCTCGACCTGTGGCGACGTCAGATCAACCGATAA
- a CDS encoding EF-Tu/IF-2/RF-3 family GTPase, with protein MTAHSYKPSHQGKLSLCLSNLFFHLTVRDVSAIRGRGTVVTGQVESSVLKVGDNIQITRPGATKTSMVIGIESFGKQMNQARMGDNIGVLLRDISKQDVQHGDIMVAADSKFTWRP; from the coding sequence ATGACTGCGCACTCGTATAAGCCTTCACATCAAGGAAAACTGAGCTTATGCCTATCAAATCTATTTTTTCACTTGACCGTTCGAGATGTATCCGCGATCCGTGGTCGGGGGACAGTCGTCACTGGTCAAGTAGAGAGTAGCGTACTCAAGGTCGGGGATAATATTCAAATCACACGGCCAGGCGCCACCAAGACGTCGATGGTCATCGGCATCGAATCGTTCGGGAAGCAGATGAACCAGGCTCGGATGGGCGATAATATCGGCGTGCTGCTGCGCGACATTAGCAAACAGGACGTTCAGCACGGAGACATCATGGTGGCGGCTGACTCTAAGTTCACCTGGAGACCCTAG